In one Nicotiana sylvestris chromosome 8, ASM39365v2, whole genome shotgun sequence genomic region, the following are encoded:
- the LOC138875955 gene encoding uncharacterized protein codes for MLDFDAIIGMDWLAACYATVDCRAKTVRFSFPGKSVLEWVGNTATPRVRFISYLKVRKMITKWCIYHIVRVRDVDAEIPTLQSILVVKKYADVFPDELPGIPLKREIDFGIDLLLGTQPISIPPCEMALAELKELKEQLKNLLEKCFIRPSTSPWGVQILFVHKKDDSLMMCIKVDTQKIEVVKSWPRPTTPIEVRRGFFFPFCTIDEVDVETTKFQWTEDCEQSFQELKNKLISAPVLTLPEGPDGYAMYCDALGVGLECVLMQHEKVIADSSLAQVEDEKGQLIREIHLLACLGVRLVDSDDGGVVLQNTTKSSLIDEVKERYRSCLCVPDVVGLRDRIMSEAHYLWYYIYRGSTKMYHDIKDVYCWNNMKKNIAEFVA; via the exons atgttggattttgatgctatcataggcatggactggttggcagcTTGCTATGCCACAGTTGATTGTCGAGCAAAGACAGTTAGATTTTCTTTTCCGGGTAAGTcagtccttgaatgggtaggtaatacagcgACACCTAGAGttaggtttatttcctacctgAAGGTGAGGAAAATGATCACAAAAtggtgcatttatcatattgtgcgagttaGAGATGTAGAtgctgagatacctacacttcagtCTATTCTAGTAGTCAAAAAGTACGCAgatgtatttccagatgaacttccaggtattcctctaaagcgagagattgattttggcatcgatttgcttctgggaactcaaccaatatccatccctccgtGTGAAATGGCACTTGCCGAactgaaggagttgaaagagcagttaaAAAATTTGCTGGAGAAATGTTTCATTAGGCCCAGTACCTCACCTTGGGGTGTACAAATACTGTTTGTGCATAAGAAAGACGACTCGCTGATGATGT gtataaaggtagacactcaaAAGATTGAGGTCGTGAAatcttggcctagacctaccactccgatAGAGGTTCGTAGAggttttttcttccctttttgcaCCATTGACGAAGTTGATGTAGAAAcaactaagtttcagtggacagaggATTGCGAGCAGAGTTTTCAAGAGCTTAAGAACAAGTTGATCTCAGCGCCAGTTCTAACACTTCCAGAGggtccagatggttatgccatgtattgtgatgccttaGGTGTTGGGTTAGAATGTGTCCTAATGCAACATGAGAAAGTAATTGCTGATTCAAG CTTAGCACAGGTAGAGGACGAGAAAGGACAATTAATTAGAGAGATTCATCTattggcttgtttgggggttcGGTTAGTAGATTCTGACGATGgtggagttgtactccaaaacactacaaaatcatctctcatagacGAAGTTAAGGAAAG atacaGGAGTTGCCTGTGTGTTCCAGATGTAGTAGGTCTACGAGACCggattatgtcagaggcacattattTGTGGTACTACATTTATCGTGGGTCAACGAAGATGTACcatgacattaaggatgtgtattgTTGGAAcaatatgaagaagaacattgctgaGTTTGTCGCTTAG